From the genome of Cytophagales bacterium WSM2-2:
TCAGATCTTTTTTCAACAATTGATACGAGTCGAAGGAATTAAAATTAACGAGTACCTCGAGACCACCAGCTTGCTTTGAAGTCCATCCATTGAGTTGCTGTACCAGCCGGAGGTCTCCGATCACTACTTTGCTGTCGAAATATTCAGAAAGGTTTGTTTCATAAATACCTCTGATCGTCAACTTCCGGAATCGTGGTGGGTTCTGGAAAAAATGCAACACTACCGCATCGCCTACTTTTGCATTGATCTTATTTGCAATCGAACGGCTGATGACAATGTCATGTGAATATCCCGAATCAGGGAATGAAAGAAATTTTCCTTCCGTGAGATTTTCTTTAAAAGATGCCAGGTTAAAGCTTTTCCCAACGCCTTTGAAAACTATTCCGAGAACTTCGTTTTCAGTTTTAATCAGTCCTGCCTTGTGGCTGTATTCCTGCACATGCTTTACAAACGGAAATTTTTCAGGATGTTGATATAAGTCAATTTCAAAGTCGAAGGGCTGCTCCGCAACCGCGTTGTTCATCGTAAATTTCGTGATGAGCAAATGATTGCTGAACGAGTAAATTTTTTCCTTCACGTTATTCTGAAACCCCTCCATGATCAGGAAAGACACAATAGCTGCAGCAAGGCCAACGGCAATACTCCCTATCGCCACTTTATGGATAATCGAAGAAAAACTTCCGGCTTCGGCAGTCCTGATTCTTTTAGATATGAAATAAGAAAGGTTCAAACAGATAAGTTACCTTGCAAAATAATCAAAATGAGAATGATTAGAAATTTCACTGTTGTGCTCTGTCTGGCATCCATCTCAGTAGCAGGCTTGGCCCAATCAAAAAATAAGATCATCACCGGAGCCGAACAAATGGACCAACTGTTGCCTATACTTAAGGATCAACGGGTTGCACTCCTGGTCAACAATACCTCAGTGATTGGCAAAACTCATTTAGTGGACTCTCTACTTCGTCTGAAAGTCAATATCAAGAAAATATTTTCACCCGAACATGGATTTCGCGGCAACGCCCCTGACGGAGCCCACGTCAGTGACTCAACGGATGCCGGCACCGGCCTCCCGATCGCCTCTCTTTATGGAAAAAACAGGAAGGCCACACCTGAGCAATTGGCTGATGTGGATATAGTGATTTTTGATATCCAGGATGTAGGTGCGCGCTTTTACACTTACATCAGTTCTATGCACTACATGATGGAAGCCTGTGCTGAAAATGGAAAGAAAATGATTGTGCTTGACCGTCCCAATCCCAACGGCTCTTACGTTGACGGCCCGGTTCATAGCCTGGAGCAAAAGTCCTTTGTAGGGATGCACCCGATTCCCATCGCTTACGGATTGACGATGGGTGAACTGGCAACCATGATCAACGGAGAAGGCTGGCTGACTGACAAAAAGAAATGCAATCTTCAGGTGATCACACTAAAGAACTATGACCACAAGAAAAAATATTCTCTGTCGATCAAACCATCTCCCAATTTACCAACCGACCACGCCATAGCTATGTACCCATCAATTTGTTTGTTTGAAGGAACAGTCATGAGCCTCGGCCGTGGTACGATGACTCCTTTTGAAATCCTGGGGCATCCATCTTTTAAAGACAAATACGCTTTTCAGTTTACTCCGAAAAGTATTCCGACTATGTCAAAGACTCCCCCACTGGAAAATAAAACCTGTTATGGAATTGATCTCACCAAGGAAAAAGCTCCATCAGAAGTTTCACTGAAATACTTGATCAAGTTCTACAGTGAATTCCCCGAAAAGGAAAAATTCTTTATCAATTACTTCAATACGCTGGCAGGTAATAAGACATTGAAAGAGCAAATCATCAAGGGCATGAGTGAAAAGGAAATAAAAGCTACATGGCAAAAGGACCTGGATGACTACAAAGTCAAAAGAAAAAAATACTTGTTGTATCCGTAAGCAGGTCTTTCCTGTCAATTCAAAATGACCAAGGCTGAAAAAGTCGCAGACATCCTTAAGATATTGGAAAAATATTTTCCAAACCCGGAAATTCCTCTTCATCATAAAGATGCTTACACATTACTGATTTCTGTTTTGCTTTCTGCCCAGTGCACCGATGAGCGAGTGAACAAAACCACTCCCGCACTCTTCAAGATGGCCGACAATCCATTTGATATGATGAAGTTCACAGTCGATGAAATCCGTGAGGTCATCAAGCCTTGTGGGCTATCACCTATGAAATCAAAGGGAATTGCCGGCCTGTCAAAAATCCTGGTGGAAAAATACAATGGCCAGGTACCATCAACCTTTGAAGAACTCGAGGAATTACCGGCTGTTGGGCATAAAACGGCTTCCGTGGTCATGACACAGTGGTTCGGAATACCCGCCTTCCCTGTCGACACGCACATTCACCGGCTTGCCCATCGGTGGGGCTTGTCAGATGGGAAAAGTGTAGAGCAAACAGAAAAAGACCTGAAGAGGTTGATTCCGCAAGAAAAGTGGAACAAGGCCCATCTCCAGATTATCTACTTTGGACGCCAGTTCTGCCCTGCCCGCGGACATGTGTGGACCGACTGCCCTATTTGTAAAAAGTACATGAGAAAAGAATTGCGAGACTGAGATGAATAACCTGCGCATCGTTTTTATGGGCACGCCTGAATTTGCTGTGCCAAGCCTGGAAATCCTTGTGGAGAATAAATTCAACGTTGTGGCAGTGATTACTGCACCGGATAAACCACAAGGCCGTGGGCAAAAGCTAACGGCATCACCAGTGAAAGAATGTGCACTGAAGTACTCTATTCCGGTACTCCAGCCCAGTAATTTGAAATCACCGGAATTCATCAATGAACTGAAGAGTTACAACGCAAATTTACAGGTAGTGGTGGCTTTTAGAATGCTTCCGGAAATAGTGTGGGCCATGCCATCGCTTGGTACTTTTAATCTGCACGCTTCTCTCCTGCCGCAATACCGTGGTGCCGCTCCGATTAACTGGGCCATCATCAATGGTGAAAAAGAAACCGGGGCAACTACTTTCTTCCTGAAACATGAAATCGACACCGGCAGTATTATCTACCAGGAAAAAGAGGAAATCAGGGATGATGACAACGTGGGCTCACTCTACGATCGACTGATGAAGAAAGGGTCAACGCTGGTTCTAAAAACGGTCAAAGCGATTGAAGCCGGAAACGTACCTTCTCAACCGCAAGACGAATCATCAGTTCTAAAACACGCACCAAAGATTTTCAAAGAGACTTGCGAAATCAATTGGAACCAGCCTTCGGAAGTCATCAGAAATTTTGTTCGGGGGCTTAGTCCATATCCTGCCGCCTGGACAACACTCAACGGAAAAATTTTCAAGTTATTCAAAGTAGCAATCGATAGTAAGCAGTCAGCAGCCGAGTATGGTCAGCTCGAAACTGACAATAAAACATTCCTTCGTGTAAAAGCCCGGGATGGCTGGGTTTCTATTCTTGAATTTCAGCCGGAAGGGAAAAAGAAAATGGGTGTAGAGGAGTTCTTCCGCGGAAACAAGATTTGAAACCAAATCAACCAAACTCCATTTAATCAATCACTTAGGGTTTTACTCATTCAAAACCCACTTTGACTCATAAAATCGGTCGTTTACTTAAGTGTGCAAGTCTCTAGTTCTCAATATGTAATACTATTGAAGAAAAATTCATATGGGACTCAAAGAAAAACAAGCCATCGCCAATTTAGATTTCAGTTGGTCATTAAAAAGAATTAAGGAATACACCGGAAAGGATGTGAAAATTGAACTCGATCCGGAGTCATTCTCATCCGATATGGATGCCATCATGTATGCAGATTCGCGTGGTGCCGAAAAAATCGCCAACGGTATCGCAAAAGTTTGTCATAACGACATCGGCAAGGACGCATTCAATGATAAAAAGATTACAAAAGTCCTTCTGAAGAATCAAGCCGAGGGATCACGCGCCATCACAATGAAAGACGGTGTGTTAACTCTTGCTTTTTCCTATTCAGGCGGAGACTATTACAGTGAAAATGAAATCAAGGACGAAATTGAAAATCAACTGTAACATGAAAGGTTTACTCATCATTTGTTGTTTGACACTGAGCCTGGCAGGCTACTCGCAAAATTTATCGCTCAAAGAAAAACAAGCCATAGCAAACTTGGATTTCAGCTGGGCAGAAAAAAGAATAGCTGAAAATTATTCAAGCCCTGTAAAAATTGAGTTAGACCAAGCCTCCTTTGCAGGAGATATGGATGCGATTTTGTATGCTGATTCAAGAGGCGCCACGGTGGCTGCCAACGGAATCGCCAAAGTCTGTGACAACAAACTGGGTAAAGAGGCACTGCAGGGAAAGAAAATCACGAAAGTGCTCTTGAAGAACGACAAAACGAATTCGCCTAAAGTCGTCATCGACAAAGGTGTCATGACTCTCCTGATTGGTTTTTCTACTTCAGACAAATATTATAGCGATTCAGAACTGAGAGAAGCTATCGAAAACATGCTCTGATATGTCCGTAGATGGTATTATCAAGCCACTGATATGTTCAGTGGCTTTTTCATTGTTGATCCATACAAACACGTTTGCGCAAACCAATCAAAATATGTTGCAGAAATTCACACTCCGGCCCGCTGCTGAAATACTCCGGGATCTCTACCTGCTAAAACAGCGTGAACGCAGCGGGGAGGAGATAACTCAACCCCTGATCACCATAATGCCGGGCAATAAGCTTCCAGTCAGTGGTTTCCTCATTGACTTTAAAGACGATAAGGACCAAAGAGGTGTTGTGCTTGAAGCCGAAGGTTCAAATGATCTCGTTTTCCTGGAGCTATACTGGATTACCGGTATTTCCATTCGCGATGCGGACAAGGTTGCTCACCTATTAGTCGATCTGACAGCTGCCGATATCAAAAGTACGGCCACACGACTCGACATTAAAAATAAGATCAAGAAAGAAGCGGAAAGGCTAACCACAGCTATCAGCCCGATCAATTTTACTATTGCGGAAGATGATTATCCTTCTACCGGGCCGCAGTTATATCTGACTAACTTATTCATCACAGACCTGGCGATGTCTTTAATTGAAATTGCTAAAACCGATCTTGGAAAAGAAAGCATAAAACAGAGCATAAAGACAATCGATATTAAAAAAGGAAAATCGCTTGACGTAAAGCTTGCACAAGGTACGCTTACAATCTTCTATAACTTTGAACGAAGCTATACGACCAATTCAGCAAGAAATATTTTGATTGAGAAAATATACAACCTGCTCTAGGCTAAAGGTTGTAAGCTAGCGATCGCTGATAATTTAAATATACTATATACTAATTGGGTGCTACCTCTAAATAAAGAGAATAGCAATAAAATCAAGCTCCTCATAGTTTTGAAAAAAAAACAAACTATGGGCCTAAAAGAAAAACAAGCACTCGCAAATGTAAGCTATGAATCACCTGAAAAGTGGTTGAAAGAAGCTACTGGAAAGGACATCAAAATTGAAGTTGATGCAGGATCTTTTTCAGACGACATGGATGCAATTGATTATCTCGGACAAAGGGCGATTAGAGTTGCCACTGGCGTCTGTAGAGTATGTCACAATGATCTGGGCAAGGATGCATTTAACAGTAAAAATGTCACCAAAATCAAGCTGGTTAACATTCCTCCCGGAAGTAATGATAAAAAATCGATAGTTATTGCTAACGGTGTACTGACGGTAACTAACAATACGTCTACGGAGAGATATTCCGATGAACATGAAATAAAGGATGTAATCGAAAACATGTTATGAAGCAGTTATTAACAATCGCTTTTCTCGTGTTTAGCATGACTGCTTTTTCGCAAACTCTTAAGGAAAAACAAGCCTTAGCAAACGTTAGCCTTGAATCAGCTGAAAAGACACTGAAAGAAGCCACTGGCAAAGACATCAAAATTGAAATCGACACAAAATCGTTTTCGGGTGATATGGATGCAATTGATTATCTCCAGTCAAGAGCAACCAAAGTAGCCAATGGCATTTCCAAATTGTGTTACAACGACATTGGTAAAAATGCTTTTAATGGTAAAAAAATCACTAAAATAAAATTGGTTAATCTCTCAACAGGGAAGAAATCAATTGTCATTGCCAATGGCGTTCTAATAGTGACAAATAATACTTCCTCAGAAAATTACCAGGAAGACGAAATAAAGGATGTAATCGAAAACATGCTTTAATGTATGACTGTTAAAACCAATCTCAAGCCACTGATCATTTCAGTGGCTTTTTCATTATTCGCTTTCACCAAAATAACCGCTCAAAACAACTCCACTATGCTACAAAAATTTATATCACGACCAGGTACTGAAATACTGCACGACCTCTTCTATCTGAAACAACGAGAGCGGAGCGGTGAAGAAATTACTCAGCCATTGATCACTGTTATGCCCTCAAACAAATTGCCAATCAGCGGCTTCCTGATTGACTTCAAAGACGACAAAGACCAGCGTGGCATTGTCCTTGAAAGAGCAGGATCAACTGACGTTGTATTCCTGGAGCTAGGTTGGATTACAGGTGTTGCCATTCACGAAGCGGATAGAATAGCTCTTTATCTTGTTGACTTGACTCCGGCTGATATTAAAGCCACTGCAACAAAACTGGAAGTTAAGGGCAAAATGAAGAAAGAGTCCGATCGGCTTAGTCAGGCGATCAGCTCGATTAGTCTAACGATGACAGAAGAGGATCTTCCTTCAAACGCTCAACAACTCTATTTGGCCAATCAATTTGTCACCGACATTGCAATGTCGTTGATAGAAATCGCAAAAACTGATCTTGGAAAAGAGAGCATCAAAAGCGGAATAAAATCCATTAGCATAAAGAAAGGAGCTTCATTTGATATCAAGCTTGCCAATGGAACCCTTACGATTGAATCCGATTTTATTCACAGTTACACAACGACTTCAGCCCGAAATAAGCTCATCGAAAAAATCTACAATCTGTTATAATAAAAAGTGCCGATGGATCTACACATCGGCACTTTAGATTTTATACTTTCACCAGCTTCCACTTCCCTCTTCTAAAAATCAGTATCCCGGCCACAGCAATGGCTGACTCTGCAATAGCAATAGCAGCGTAAACACCAGTGGGGCCAAAATCGATTTGAATCGCCAGTAGATACGCCAGCGGAATCTGAAAACACCAGAATCCAAACAGGTTGAGCAGGATAGGTGTACGGGTATCGCCTGCACCATTGAATGATTGTGTAATTACCATTCCGTAGCCATAGAATAGATAGCCCAGGGCCACGATTTGCAAACATTGTGTACCGTAGCCGATTACGGTCTCATCATTCGAAAAGAGGCGCAAGATCGGAGCCGACAGGAAAAGGAAAATTATCATCACTAGTCCCAGGAAGATCATGTTGTAGAAACCTGTTTTCCAAACAGACTTCTCAGCTCGATCGGGCTGTCCTGCTCCCAGATTTTGCCCTACCAAAGTGGCCGATGCATTCGCCATCCCCCACGAAGGCAAAATAGTGAACACGATCACGCGAATAGCGATCGTATATCCCGCCATCGCTGCACTGCCAAAGTGTGAGATAATTCGTGCTAAAAAAACCCAGCTAGCCGAAGAAATCAAAAACTGTCCTGTGCTGCCAGCCGATACTTTTAAAACCTGAACGATTATTTTCCAATCGATCTTGAAATTACTCGAGTTGAACTTTACGATACTTTTCCCAAAGAAAAGATAATACAACTGGAATACCACACCGAGGCCTCGCCCAATGGTAGTTGATATGGCTGCTCCTTCAACACCGAAAGCCGGAATTGGTCCCCAGCCAAAAATCAAAATCGGATCAAGGATTATATTGATCACATTCGCTAACCAAAGAGCTCTCATGGCGATGGATGCATTCCCTGCTCCACGAAAAATTCCATTGATCAGGAATAACATCATGATCGTGATATTTCCTGTAAGCATCCAATATGTAAATTTCGACCCTACTTCGATGATCGCATCGGACGCTCCCATCAATTGCAGAAGGTCCTTGTAAAAAAACAATCCTGTGATGGTGACCATGAGTGAGGCGATAACACCTACGATGATCGCCTGGACACCGGCAATGGCTGCGCCTTCGTATTCTTTCTCGCCCACTCGTCTTGCGACAAGCGCTGTTGCTCCCATACTAACACCCCACGCAACGGAATAGACAATGGCCAGGAGTGATTCTGTAAGACCAATTACCGCAACAGCATCACTGTTATTGAGGCGACTCACAAAAAAGATATCGACTACTGCAAAGACCGACTCCATCGCCATTTCCAGGATCATTGGAATGGATAAAAGAAATATAGCGCGATTGATGCTGCCCTCGGTGAAGTTTTGCTCATCCCCTTTGACAGCAATTTTGAACAAATGAAAAAAAGACTTTATACGTGAACTATAACTCATGATTGAAACTGACTTTAAGAAATGAATAATGACTGAAAGCGCCTTTGACCTAAGTCGAAAAGGATACCGTGATCTCTGAGACCAGCAGTAATTAGAATGTCAGCTTCATAGGCGTAAGCAATGGAGGCGTAAAAGTAGTCTTTTCCGTCATTACTTCAAATATTGCTCAGGCAGCGGAAAGCCCATGCTCTCCGCACACCAGAAAATAGAAACGATGTAATACCTATGGTTGTCGTAGAAAATCTGAATGCTATTGATTCCACGGTTTGTGACAGGGCCATCTTTTTTTTCTTTGGTCTCGTAGGTACTGAATAAGTGCGTTATCGTTCCGTAAGACTCAGCTTTGCGTTTCAATTCCCGTTCAAAAAAACCAGTAGCCACTCTGGAAGTAAATAACTGCACATATTCGTCCGGAGTTAATGCACGCAAAGTGAATTCTCCTGCATCGGTCTTTCTGGTAGGAATGAGCCGTGTTTCAGGTTTGAACAAATTCCTGAACCTGGCCCAATCTCTTTGTGTGTTGGGCTCGCCTGAAATAACATCGTACAAGGCGGCCACAATTGCGTCCACTGATTTTACATCAGCCGAATAATCCTGTTGTGCTAACGCTACATTAGCCAGGAGACTAAACATCACAAGCCCGAAAGTCTTTTTCATATGGCATCATTTTATTGAAAGATAGAAAATGTTATTGGTTATTTTTGCCTGATGCAGGCTCCCAAATATTCAATCATTGTACCTGTTTATAACCGTCCGCAGGAACTGGATGACTTACTCCGAAGCCTGACGCAGCAGACATTCCGTGATTTCGAAATACTAATCATTGAAGATGGTTCTTCCATCTCCAGCGAAAAGGTTTTTGAAAAATATTCCAATCAACTTTCGGTAAAGTATTTTTTTAAGAACAACTCTGGTCCCGGGCCGAGCCGCAATTTCGGTTTTGAAAAAGCTTCAGGAGAATATTTCGTTGTCTTTGACAGTGACTGTCAAATCCCTCCACGATACCTGGAGGCCGTAGAAAATTACATGAAATCAAATCCACTCGATGCTTGGGGCGGACCTGATCGTTGGCATGATACTTTTACGGCTCTTCAACAGGCTATGGCGTTCACTATGTCTGCTACACTTACCACAGGTGGTATTCGTGGCGGTAAAGCAAGGAACTTTCAGCCGCGAAGCTTTAACATGGGAATCAGCAGAAAGGCATTTGAAAAAACGGGAGGCTTTCAGTTTGATCGTTTTGCAGAAGATATCGAGCTGAGCATACGAATGAAAAAAATGGGGCTACGGGTTGGGCTTATCCCCGAAGCGTACGTTTATCACCAAAGGCGAGCCACCCTGAAAGATTTTTTTAAACAGGTTTCGAATTTTGGCAAAGGGCGGGTGTTGGTTGGTCGGTCTCATCCTGGCGAAGTCAAACTTACCCACTGGGTTCCTGCTGCTTTTCTCATTGGCCTGTTCTCAATAATTCCACTCATCATCTTTTTTCCTGCGCTCGGAGGAATCGCATTGATCACTTATGGCCTATATTTTTTGGGAATCGGTCTGGAATGCTTTCGGGTTACCCACTCATTAAGAGTGACACTCCTTTCAATTCCATCGGCATTTATACAAATGACTGGCTACGGGTCTGGATTTTTGAAAGAACTCTTAAAGCCAAAAAACTGAGGCTCAGGCCAGAATCTTGGATTTCTAAGGTTTTATTAGGTAATTTTGAAAGAAATTTAAGTACTCAAAAAGGATGGCTAAGTCCAATTTTTTTAACTTCTTGATTGTTGGCGCACTATTTTTTTCAGTAAAAACAGAAGCCCAGCAGAGTTCACAAATTCTTCCCAAGGGTTTTTATGTAGTTGTTGCTGCATTCTCCCCCAACCATGAAGAATATGCCATACGGCTTTCATCCGGTTTGAACAAAGACGGAATGCATACCAAATATGGTTTTGAACACACCAGGAAATACTGGTATGTCTACCTCGATGAACGTCTTTCGCTGGCTGAATGCAGAAGCGAGGCTGAAAAAATACGA
Proteins encoded in this window:
- a CDS encoding permease, producing the protein MNLSYFISKRIRTAEAGSFSSIIHKVAIGSIAVGLAAAIVSFLIMEGFQNNVKEKIYSFSNHLLITKFTMNNAVAEQPFDFEIDLYQHPEKFPFVKHVQEYSHKAGLIKTENEVLGIVFKGVGKSFNLASFKENLTEGKFLSFPDSGYSHDIVISRSIANKINAKVGDAVVLHFFQNPPRFRKLTIRGIYETNLSEYFDSKVVIGDLRLVQQLNGWTSKQAGGLEVLVNFNSFDSYQLLKKDLSDYSTAIRERILDNPDEPNKFLTTISAVWAYKYDFDRAAADEAQQQIGESMDFDLNIETVRDKYSTVFEWLDLVKRQVRILLWIIVIVVSVNMISVVLILVMERIPMVGLLKAIGAKNRLIRSVFIFNGMNLIARGLLYGNIIGLGICFLQDQFHWIKLNPHDYYMSYVPIQWNWGTVIILNLFVFVVVSLVLLLPTRFISRIQPVKAIRFD
- the nth gene encoding endonuclease III, translating into MTKAEKVADILKILEKYFPNPEIPLHHKDAYTLLISVLLSAQCTDERVNKTTPALFKMADNPFDMMKFTVDEIREVIKPCGLSPMKSKGIAGLSKILVEKYNGQVPSTFEELEELPAVGHKTASVVMTQWFGIPAFPVDTHIHRLAHRWGLSDGKSVEQTEKDLKRLIPQEKWNKAHLQIIYFGRQFCPARGHVWTDCPICKKYMRKELRD
- the fmt gene encoding methionyl-tRNA formyltransferase, yielding MNNLRIVFMGTPEFAVPSLEILVENKFNVVAVITAPDKPQGRGQKLTASPVKECALKYSIPVLQPSNLKSPEFINELKSYNANLQVVVAFRMLPEIVWAMPSLGTFNLHASLLPQYRGAAPINWAIINGEKETGATTFFLKHEIDTGSIIYQEKEEIRDDDNVGSLYDRLMKKGSTLVLKTVKAIEAGNVPSQPQDESSVLKHAPKIFKETCEINWNQPSEVIRNFVRGLSPYPAAWTTLNGKIFKLFKVAIDSKQSAAEYGQLETDNKTFLRVKARDGWVSILEFQPEGKKKMGVEEFFRGNKI
- a CDS encoding MATE efflux family protein produces the protein MILEMAMESVFAVVDIFFVSRLNNSDAVAVIGLTESLLAIVYSVAWGVSMGATALVARRVGEKEYEGAAIAGVQAIIVGVIASLMVTITGLFFYKDLLQLMGASDAIIEVGSKFTYWMLTGNITIMMLFLINGIFRGAGNASIAMRALWLANVINIILDPILIFGWGPIPAFGVEGAAISTTIGRGLGVVFQLYYLFFGKSIVKFNSSNFKIDWKIIVQVLKVSAGSTGQFLISSASWVFLARIISHFGSAAMAGYTIAIRVIVFTILPSWGMANASATLVGQNLGAGQPDRAEKSVWKTGFYNMIFLGLVMIIFLFLSAPILRLFSNDETVIGYGTQCLQIVALGYLFYGYGMVITQSFNGAGDTRTPILLNLFGFWCFQIPLAYLLAIQIDFGPTGVYAAIAIAESAIAVAGILIFRRGKWKLVKV
- a CDS encoding glycosyl transferase yields the protein MQAPKYSIIVPVYNRPQELDDLLRSLTQQTFRDFEILIIEDGSSISSEKVFEKYSNQLSVKYFFKNNSGPGPSRNFGFEKASGEYFVVFDSDCQIPPRYLEAVENYMKSNPLDAWGGPDRWHDTFTALQQAMAFTMSATLTTGGIRGGKARNFQPRSFNMGISRKAFEKTGGFQFDRFAEDIELSIRMKKMGLRVGLIPEAYVYHQRRATLKDFFKQVSNFGKGRVLVGRSHPGEVKLTHWVPAAFLIGLFSIIPLIIFFPALGGIALITYGLYFLGIGLECFRVTHSLRVTLLSIPSAFIQMTGYGSGFLKELLKPKN